In the Campylobacter showae genome, one interval contains:
- a CDS encoding uracil-xanthine permease family protein, with product MEKYEGYNLRFKDALVGVQFLFVAFGALVLVPILTGLDTSVALFTAGIGTLLFQLITRKNVPPIFLASSFAFIAPLSFGVKEWGIAATMGGVVAAGLFYVALSLLIRLKGEGFLHKILPPVVVGPVIMTIGLILSPAAVNMVMGKGKEALYTQGQSLTIAFISLSAVIVVMMFGRGMLRLVPILCGIAVGYCASLFVGIVDFTPILNAPWFALPHFTAPVFKLEAVIYMVPIAIAPAIEHIGDMLAISNVTKENFLKNPGLKSTLLGDGLATSLAGCFGGPPNTTYSEVTGAVSITKAYNPAIMTFAALTAILLAFVGKLGAALSTIPAPVIGGIMLLLFGIIASVGMETLIKNGVDLAEPRNMIIVALIFVCAIGGMVLDFGAMSFSGVGLGALIGITLNLVLPKTKHFDGY from the coding sequence ATGGAAAAATACGAAGGCTACAATCTCAGGTTCAAAGACGCTCTCGTCGGCGTGCAGTTTTTATTCGTCGCGTTTGGCGCACTCGTGTTGGTGCCGATATTAACGGGGCTTGATACGTCCGTGGCGCTATTTACGGCTGGTATCGGCACGCTGCTATTTCAGCTAATCACGCGCAAAAACGTTCCGCCGATCTTTCTCGCGTCTAGTTTTGCCTTTATCGCGCCGCTTAGCTTTGGCGTGAAGGAGTGGGGCATCGCCGCAACTATGGGCGGAGTGGTTGCGGCGGGGCTGTTTTACGTGGCTTTGAGTTTGCTAATTAGGCTAAAAGGCGAGGGATTCTTGCATAAAATTTTACCGCCCGTAGTCGTCGGTCCCGTCATCATGACGATCGGCCTCATCCTCTCGCCTGCAGCCGTAAATATGGTCATGGGCAAGGGCAAAGAGGCGCTCTATACGCAGGGCCAGTCGCTTACCATCGCGTTCATCTCGCTCTCGGCCGTCATCGTCGTTATGATGTTTGGCCGCGGCATGCTGCGCCTCGTGCCGATACTTTGCGGTATCGCGGTTGGATACTGCGCGTCGCTGTTTGTCGGCATCGTGGATTTTACGCCGATTTTAAACGCGCCATGGTTTGCGCTGCCGCATTTCACCGCGCCGGTTTTTAAGCTAGAAGCCGTGATCTACATGGTGCCTATCGCTATCGCACCCGCGATCGAGCACATCGGCGATATGCTTGCGATCAGCAACGTAACAAAGGAAAATTTCCTAAAAAACCCGGGGCTTAAAAGCACGCTGCTTGGCGACGGGCTTGCAACGTCGCTAGCGGGGTGCTTTGGCGGACCGCCAAACACCACCTACTCCGAGGTCACGGGCGCGGTCAGCATCACAAAGGCTTACAATCCCGCTATTATGACCTTTGCCGCGCTTACGGCGATACTGCTAGCCTTCGTGGGCAAGCTCGGCGCCGCGCTCTCCACGATCCCCGCTCCCGTCATCGGCGGCATCATGCTGCTGCTTTTCGGTATCATCGCTAGCGTGGGCATGGAGACCCTGATCAAAAACGGCGTAGATCTAGCCGAGCCGCGCAATATGATCATCGTCGCGCTCATCTTCGTCTGCGCGATCGGCGGCATGGTGCTGGATTTTGGCGCGATGAGTTTTAGCGGCGTGGGGCTTGGCGCGCTCATCGGCATTACGTTAAATTTGGTGCTGCCAAAGACCAAGCATTTTGACGGGTACTAA
- a CDS encoding DKNYY domain-containing protein: MKKANNLSKFDKKALKLLFAVLFAPLFVSLVFIYELSAYDSSRELPAGAQKIGSSDYYNIGGKIYLRSWNLAPYELEGGVDAASFRALDTGRYSYANVGMDASNVFCGARKMTGLDPARTQKIGSRYYSDGRVSYFCSDVTQRMGGAISYIYKVFFHAFGLSKWPQEYNYPYARLDTSAPISPLTESPYVATDGERVFYEGKILAGADAKNLKQIRLKIIHEDGSGSPAHFRQVDRWLSDGRSVYADGERLNFTPSEQMYLVEPNAGIEFLYDPKAGAVLMNGERFDAANEPYTPLNFQSGHQEYMLFASKNGIFYLSKDKILNRPRGSGAEGWLKDAFWYVYYKFCADASRLSALKRAGDNPFKGAVRQISEKLLKDDAGFYYLNFYSHSVYVTGRSGRHLDKRTNFIDLRKIMLGVHDDEVMAQIADEAARNPEMSQQVFTAQDVEYENGAAFYMYCLAAVLLLGAWVYSYFRKRSLQRG, from the coding sequence ATGAAAAAGGCGAATAATTTAAGCAAATTTGATAAAAAGGCGCTAAAGCTGCTCTTTGCGGTACTTTTCGCGCCGCTCTTCGTCTCGCTCGTTTTTATCTATGAACTATCGGCGTATGATAGCTCGCGCGAGCTGCCCGCAGGCGCGCAAAAGATCGGTAGCAGCGATTACTACAACATCGGCGGCAAAATTTATCTACGCTCTTGGAACCTCGCTCCTTACGAGCTAGAGGGCGGCGTGGACGCGGCGAGCTTTCGCGCGCTTGATACCGGCAGATACTCCTACGCAAACGTCGGTATGGACGCTAGTAACGTATTTTGCGGCGCTCGCAAGATGACGGGGCTAGATCCCGCTCGCACGCAAAAGATCGGCTCTCGCTACTACAGCGACGGACGCGTGAGCTACTTCTGCTCGGACGTCACGCAGCGCATGGGCGGCGCGATAAGCTACATTTATAAAGTGTTTTTCCATGCGTTTGGGCTCTCCAAGTGGCCGCAGGAGTACAACTATCCCTACGCTAGACTTGATACTAGCGCGCCTATATCGCCGCTGACCGAGAGCCCTTACGTCGCCACGGACGGCGAGCGGGTCTTTTACGAGGGTAAAATTTTAGCGGGCGCGGATGCAAAAAATCTAAAACAGATAAGGCTAAAAATCATACACGAAGACGGCTCCGGTTCGCCCGCGCACTTTCGCCAGGTCGATCGGTGGCTGAGCGACGGACGCAGCGTTTATGCGGACGGCGAGAGGCTAAATTTCACCCCTAGCGAGCAGATGTATCTCGTGGAGCCAAACGCTGGCATAGAGTTTCTTTACGATCCGAAGGCGGGCGCGGTGCTGATGAACGGCGAGAGATTTGATGCTGCAAACGAGCCCTATACGCCGCTAAATTTTCAGAGCGGGCATCAGGAATACATGCTGTTTGCGAGCAAAAACGGCATATTTTATCTAAGCAAGGATAAAATTTTAAATCGTCCGCGCGGCAGCGGCGCCGAGGGCTGGCTCAAAGACGCTTTTTGGTACGTGTATTATAAATTTTGCGCAGACGCCAGCCGGCTAAGCGCGCTAAAAAGGGCGGGCGATAATCCGTTTAAAGGCGCCGTGCGGCAGATCTCGGAAAAGCTTTTGAAGGATGACGCGGGATTTTATTATCTAAATTTCTACTCGCATAGCGTTTACGTCACGGGCCGCAGCGGCAGGCATCTGGATAAGCGGACAAATTTCATCGATCTACGAAAGATCATGCTAGGCGTACACGACGATGAGGTGATGGCGCAGATCGCGGACGAGGCTGCGCGAAACCCCGAAATGTCGCAGCAGGTCTTTACCGCGCAGGACGTGGAGTATGAAAACGGCGCGGCCTTTTATATGTATTGCCTCGCGGCGGTTTTGTTGCTTGGTGCTTGGGTTTATAGCTATTTTAGAAAGCGTAGCTTGCAGCGCGGTTAA